The following are encoded together in the Lepidochelys kempii isolate rLepKem1 chromosome 7, rLepKem1.hap2, whole genome shotgun sequence genome:
- the BAP1 gene encoding ubiquitin carboxyl-terminal hydrolase BAP1: MNKGWLELESDPGLFTLLVEDFGVKGVQVEEIYDLQSKCQGPVYGFIFLFKWIEERRSRRKVSTLVDETSVIDDDIVNNMFFAHQLIPNSCATHALLSVLLNCSNVDLGLTLSRMKDFTKGFSPESKGYAIGNAPELAKAHNSHARPEPRHLPEKQNGISAVRTMEAFHFVSYVPIKGRLFELDGLKVYPIDHGPWAEDEEWTDKARRVIMERIGLATAGEPYHDIRFNLMAVVPDRRMKYESKLHILKMNRQTVLEALQQLIRVTQPELIQTQKSQESQPAEESKPASSKACLALETSRAQLAPESSHPESTEDSTSQGHPASAQSLSNKSKLVAKPSGSCINGAPANPNPIVQRLPAFLDNHNYAKSPMQEEEDLAAGVGRSRVPVRQHYSDDEDDYDEEEEEEVCNTAPAIRYKRKGQGKQELVAGAADSQLSVLQPNTINVLAEKLKESQKDLSIPLSIKTGSGGATVAVVAHSQPSPTPSNESTDTASEIGSAFNSPLRSPIRSANPTRPSSPVTSHISKVLFGEEDSLLRVDCMRYNRAVRDLGPIISTGLLCLTEEGVFCPLAITDDGKSSPLSSKQREEAQSAVRVDEKEASEPSDSKEKIALCRPSDHPCGEKYSPKELLALLKCVEAEIVNYEACLKEEVEKRKKFKIDDQRRTHNYDEFICTFISMLAQEGMLASLVEQNISVRRRQGVSIGRLHKQRKPDRRKRSRPYKAKRQ; this comes from the exons ATGAATAAGGGCTGGCTGGAGCTGGAGAGCGACCCCG GTCTCTTCACCCTGTTAGTAGAGGATTTTG GAGTTAAAGGGGTGCAGGTTGAGGAGATCTATGATCTACAAAGCAAATGCCAGGG CCCAGTGTACGGGTTCATCTTCCTCTTCAAATGGATCGAAGAGCGCCGGTCCCGCCGGAAGGTCTCCACCCTGGTGGATGAGACATCTGTGATTGACGATGACATTGTCAATAATATGTTCTTTGCTCATCAG CTGATTCCCAATTCCTGTGCCACCCATGCCCTGTTGAGTGTCCTCCTGAACTGCAGCAATGTAGACCTGGGGCTGACGCTGAGTCGCATGAAGGATTTCACCAAGGGGTTCAGCCCAGAG AGTAAAGGCTATGCCATTGGGAATGCTCCGGAGCTGGCCAAGGCCCATAACAGCCATGCCAG GCCAGAACCCCGGCACCTGCCGGAAAAGCAGAATGGAATCAGCGCTGTGCGGACCATGGAGGCTTTTCACTTTGTCAGTTATGTTCCCATCAAGGGGCGGCTCTTTGAGCTGGACGGGCTGAAGGTCTATCCCATTGACCATG GACCTTGGGCTGAGGATGAAGAGTGGACAGACAAAGCCAGGAGAGTGATCATGGAGCGAATTGGCCTGGCCACAGCAGG GGAGCCGTACCATGACATCCGTTTCAACCTGATGGCGGTGGTGCCCGACCGGAGGATGAAATACGAATCTAAGCTGCACATCCTGAAGATGAACAGGCAGACTGTACTGGAGGCCCTGCAGCAG CTTATCCGGGTAACTCAGCCGGAGCTGATTCAGACCCAAAAGTCCCAGGAGTCTCAGCCGGCTGAGGAGTCCAAGCCAGCCAGCAGCAAGGCCTGTCTGGCACTGGAGACGAGCAGAGCGCAGCTGGCCCCGGAGAGCTCGCACCCAG AGAGCACTGAGGACTCTACCAGCCAGGGCCACCCTGCCTCCGCACAGAGCCTGTCCAACAAATCCAAACTGGTAGCAAAGCCATCTGGGAGCTGCATCAACGGGGCTCCCGCAAACCCCAATCCCATTGTGCAGAGACTCCCAGCCTTCTTGGATAACCACAACTATGCCAAGTCGCCCATGCAG GAAGAGGAGGACCTTGCAGCGGGCGTGGGCCGTAGCCGGGTTCCGGTCCGCCAGCACTACTCCGATGATGAGGATGActatgatgaggaggaggaggaggaagtttgTAACACTGCCCCTGCCATCAG GTATaagaggaaggggcaggggaagcaGGAGCTTGTGGCCGGGGCAGCAGACAGCCAGCTCTCAGTCCTCCAGCCTAACACCATCAACGTTCTGGCGGAGAAACTCAAGGAGTCCCAGAAGGACCTTTCCATCCCCCTCTCCATCAAGACTGGGAGTGGGGGCGCCACAGTAGCTGTGGTTGCCCATTCAcagccctcccccacacccagcaaCGAGAGCACGGACACTGCCTCAGAGATCGGCAGCGCCTTCAACTCCCCGCTGCGCTCCCCCATCCGTTCGGCTaaccctacccggccctccagcCCCGTCACCTCCCACATCTCCAAGGTGCTCTTTGGGGAGGAGGACAGCCTGCTGCGCGTGGACTGCATGCGGTACAACCGGGCTGTGAGGGACCTGGGGCCCATCATCAGCACCGGCCTGCTGTGCCTCACCGAGGAAGGGGTGTTTTGCCCTCTTGCCATCACAG ACGATGGGAAAAGCTCCCCTCTCTCCAGCAAGCAAAGAGAAGAGGCCCAATCTGCTGTCAGAGTGGACGAGAAGGAGGCAAGCGAGCCAAGTGACAGCAAAGAGAAGATTGCTCTCTGCAGGCCCAGCGATCACCCTTGCGGGGAGAAGTATTCTCCCAAA GAGCTGCTGGCACTGCTGAAGTGCGTGGAAGCTGAGATTGTGAACTATGAGGCCTGCCtgaaggaggaggtggagaagaggaaaaaattcaAG ATAGATGACCAGAGAAGAACCCACAACTATGATGAGTTCATCTGCACCTTTATCTCCATGCTGGCTCAGGAAG GAATGCTGGCCAGCCTCGTGGAGCAGAACATCTCTGTCCGCAGACGCCAAGGAGTCAGCATTGGGCGTCTCCACAAGCAGAGGAAGCCGGATCGCCGGAAACGCTCCCGTCCGTATAAAGCCAAGCGCCAGTAG